A single window of Macaca mulatta isolate MMU2019108-1 chromosome 9, T2T-MMU8v2.0, whole genome shotgun sequence DNA harbors:
- the LOC703248 gene encoding ADP-ribosylation factor-like protein 4A: MGNGLSDQTSILSNLPSFQSFHIVILGLDCAGKTTVLYRLQFNEFVNTVPTKGFNTEKIKVTLGNSKTVTFHFWDVGGQEKLRPLWKSYTRCTDGIVFVVDSVDVKRMEEAKTELHKITRILENQGVPVLIVANKQDLRNSLSLSEIEKLLAMGELSSSTPWHLQPTCAIIGDGLKEGLEKLHDMIIKRRKMLRQQKKKR, encoded by the coding sequence ATGGGGAATGGGCTATCAGACCAGACTTCTATCCTGTCCAACCTGCCTTCATTTCAGTCCTTCCACATTGTTATTCTGGGTTTGGACTGTGCTGGAAAGACAACTGTCTTATACAGGCTGCAGTTCAATGAATTTGTAAATACCGTACCTACCAAAGGATTTAACACTGAGAAAATTAAGGTAACCTTGGGAAATTCTAAAACAGTCACGTTTCACTTCTGGGATGTAGGTGGTCAGGAGAAGTTAAGGCCACTGTGGAAGTCATATACCAGATGCACAGATGGCATTGTATTTGTTGTGGACTCTGTTGATGTCAAAAGGATGGAGGAAGCCAAAACTGAACTTCACAAAATAACTAGGATATTAGAAAATCAAGGAGTCCCTGTACTTATAGTTGCTAACAAACAGGACTTGAGGAACTCATTGTCTCTTTCAGAAATTGAGAAATTGTTAGCAATGGGTGAACTGAGCTCATCAACTCCTTGGCATTTGCAGCCTACCTGTGCAATCATAGGAGATGGCCTAAAGGAAGGACTTGAGAAACTACATGATATGatcatcaaaagaagaaaaatgttgcggcaacagaaaaagaaaagatga